The proteins below are encoded in one region of Amycolatopsis acidiphila:
- a CDS encoding adenine phosphoribosyltransferase yields MELDAALGLIARVPDFPEPGVLFRDLSPLFAHGDGFRTVADALAATVEPDVDLLAAVEARGFVLAAAVGYARGLGVVLVRKPGKLPSVAGRVDYALEYGTASLELPENVVPRDANVAVVDDVLATGGTVNAACQLLEKAGAVVSGVSVVLELAALSGRTVLDGRRVHSLQVV; encoded by the coding sequence ATGGAGCTCGACGCCGCACTGGGACTGATCGCGAGGGTCCCAGACTTTCCCGAGCCCGGCGTGCTGTTCCGGGACCTGTCCCCGCTGTTCGCGCACGGGGACGGGTTCCGCACGGTGGCCGACGCGCTCGCGGCGACGGTGGAGCCGGACGTGGACCTGCTGGCCGCGGTGGAGGCGCGCGGGTTCGTGCTCGCCGCGGCGGTGGGGTACGCCCGTGGGCTCGGCGTGGTGCTGGTGCGCAAGCCGGGGAAGCTGCCGTCGGTGGCGGGCCGGGTGGACTACGCGCTGGAGTACGGCACAGCGAGCCTGGAGCTGCCGGAGAACGTCGTCCCGCGGGACGCGAACGTCGCGGTGGTGGACGACGTGCTCGCCACGGGCGGCACGGTCAACGCGGCGTGTCAGCTGCTGGAGAAGGCCGGCGCGGTCGTGTCCGGCGTTTCGGTGGTGCTGGAACTGGCGGCCCTGTCGGGTCGCACCGTCCTCGACGGCCGCCGGGTGCACTCGCTCCAGGTCGTCTGA
- the ruvB gene encoding Holliday junction branch migration DNA helicase RuvB, whose amino-acid sequence MTEFDADETLSALPQTGEREVETTLRPRRLAEFVGQPRVREQLELVLESARRRGVPPDHVLLSGPPGLGKTSLAMIIAVELDAAIRITSGPALERAGDLAAMLSNLAEGDVLFIDEIHRIARPAEEMLYLAMEDFRVDVVVGKGPGATSIPLEIAPFTLVGATTRSGALTGPLRDRFGFTGQMEFYADHELDQVVRRAAAILGIEVDAEASAEIARRSRGTPRIANRLLRRVRDYAEVRADGHITLAVTRAALEVYDVDELGLDRLDRAVLGALVNSFGGGPVGVSTLAVAVGEEPTTVEEVCEPYLVRAGMLARTPRGRVATPAAWEHLGLRPPPDYGRSDQSALFD is encoded by the coding sequence GTGACCGAATTCGACGCCGACGAGACCCTCTCGGCGCTGCCGCAGACCGGCGAGCGCGAGGTCGAGACGACGCTGCGCCCGCGCAGGCTGGCGGAGTTCGTCGGTCAGCCCCGGGTCCGCGAGCAGCTGGAGCTGGTGCTGGAGAGCGCCCGCCGGCGCGGCGTCCCGCCCGACCACGTGCTGCTGTCGGGCCCGCCCGGGCTCGGCAAGACGAGCCTCGCGATGATCATCGCGGTCGAGCTCGACGCGGCGATCCGGATCACCTCCGGCCCCGCGCTGGAACGCGCGGGCGACCTGGCCGCGATGCTGTCCAACCTCGCCGAGGGCGACGTGCTGTTCATCGACGAGATCCACCGGATCGCCCGGCCCGCCGAGGAGATGCTCTACCTCGCGATGGAGGACTTCCGCGTCGACGTCGTCGTCGGCAAGGGCCCGGGCGCGACCAGCATCCCGCTGGAGATCGCGCCGTTCACCCTCGTCGGGGCCACCACCCGCTCCGGCGCGCTGACCGGCCCATTGCGCGACCGCTTCGGCTTCACCGGCCAGATGGAGTTCTACGCCGACCACGAGCTGGACCAGGTCGTCCGGCGTGCGGCCGCCATCCTGGGCATCGAGGTCGACGCCGAGGCCAGTGCCGAGATCGCCCGCCGCTCGCGCGGCACGCCCCGGATCGCCAACCGGCTGCTCCGGCGCGTGCGCGACTACGCCGAGGTCAGGGCCGACGGGCACATCACGCTGGCGGTCACCCGGGCCGCGCTCGAGGTCTACGATGTGGATGAGCTGGGCCTGGACCGGCTGGACCGGGCGGTGCTCGGCGCGCTGGTCAACTCGTTCGGCGGCGGACCCGTCGGGGTCTCCACGCTGGCGGTCGCGGTGGGTGAGGAGCCGACCACGGTCGAAGAGGTGTGCGAACCCTATCTGGTTCGCGCGGGTATGCTCGCCCGGACTCCACGGGGACGGGTGGCCACCCCCGCCGCGTGGGAGCACCTCGGCCTCCGTCCGCCACCGGACTACGGCCGGTCGGACCAGTCGGCGCTGTTCGATTAG
- the secD gene encoding protein translocase subunit SecD has product MAPPAGRIRPGRYLVFFVLIVVVLYALVFLTGGGKPTPKLGIDLQGGTRVTLSARTPDGSAPSKDSLNQARQIIERRVNGFGVSGAEIILDGNNIVITVPGEQGGDEAKKLGQTAKLGFRKVLDAQTPTTPPAPAVPGADDQTPQLIQQAKATRQDAGLVTGTGNSVAESATAQQALAAFTCAAHDPLRGNDDPNLPLLTCNQDGSEKYLLGPVFLQGTEIDNAVASPPAQNKPGWTVDLTFKSAGRQIWADFTTKNIQQRAAFVLDTQVVSAPTIQSAIVDGNTQISGSFTQQQTKDLADVLKYGSLPLSFTSSDATTVSATLGLASLKAGLIAGGLGLALVFVYCLFYYRLLGALTIVSLALSGLVVYSVLVLLGRWIGFTLDLAGVAGFIIAIGVTADSFVVFFERLKDEIREGRTFRSAVPRGWTRARRTILASDAVMFLASAVLYAIAVGDVQGFAFTLGMSTVLDLVVVFLVTHPLVSLAARSKTLSNPKLTGLGGVQHLADERRSARKAAGAAAKEA; this is encoded by the coding sequence GTGGCACCACCGGCCGGGCGGATCCGCCCGGGACGCTATCTCGTCTTCTTCGTCTTGATCGTGGTCGTGCTCTACGCGCTGGTGTTCCTCACCGGTGGCGGGAAGCCCACCCCCAAGCTGGGCATCGACCTGCAGGGCGGCACGCGGGTCACGCTCAGCGCGCGCACGCCCGACGGCTCGGCCCCGTCGAAGGACTCGCTCAACCAGGCCCGCCAGATCATCGAGAGGCGCGTCAACGGCTTCGGCGTGAGCGGCGCCGAGATCATCCTCGACGGCAACAACATCGTCATCACCGTGCCCGGTGAGCAGGGCGGCGACGAGGCGAAGAAGCTGGGGCAGACGGCGAAGCTGGGCTTCCGCAAGGTGCTCGACGCGCAGACCCCCACCACGCCACCCGCTCCGGCGGTGCCCGGCGCCGACGACCAGACCCCCCAGCTGATCCAGCAGGCGAAGGCCACGCGGCAGGACGCGGGCCTGGTCACCGGCACCGGCAACAGCGTCGCCGAGTCCGCGACGGCGCAGCAGGCGCTGGCCGCGTTCACCTGCGCGGCCCATGACCCGCTGCGCGGCAACGACGACCCGAACCTGCCGCTGCTGACGTGCAACCAGGACGGCAGTGAGAAGTACCTGCTGGGTCCGGTGTTCCTGCAGGGCACGGAGATCGACAACGCGGTGGCCTCGCCGCCGGCGCAGAACAAGCCCGGCTGGACCGTCGACCTGACGTTCAAGTCCGCCGGCAGGCAGATCTGGGCCGACTTCACCACGAAGAACATCCAGCAGCGCGCGGCGTTCGTGCTGGACACGCAGGTGGTGTCGGCGCCGACGATCCAGAGCGCGATCGTGGACGGCAACACCCAGATCAGCGGCAGCTTCACCCAGCAGCAGACCAAGGACCTCGCCGACGTCCTCAAGTACGGCTCGCTGCCGCTGTCGTTCACGTCCTCGGACGCCACCACCGTGTCGGCCACCCTCGGCCTCGCGTCGCTGAAGGCCGGCCTCATCGCCGGTGGCCTCGGCCTGGCGCTGGTGTTCGTGTACTGCCTGTTCTACTACCGCCTGCTCGGCGCGCTCACCATCGTCTCGCTGGCCCTGTCCGGACTGGTCGTGTACTCGGTGCTGGTGCTGCTGGGCCGCTGGATCGGCTTCACCCTCGACCTCGCGGGCGTCGCCGGGTTCATCATCGCGATCGGAGTCACGGCGGACTCGTTCGTCGTGTTCTTCGAACGGCTCAAGGACGAGATACGCGAGGGCCGCACGTTCCGGTCCGCGGTGCCGCGCGGGTGGACCAGGGCGCGGCGCACCATCCTGGCCTCCGACGCGGTCATGTTCCTCGCCTCCGCGGTGCTCTACGCGATCGCGGTCGGCGACGTGCAGGGCTTCGCCTTCACCCTCGGCATGTCGACGGTGCTCGACCTGGTCGTGGTGTTCCTGGTGACCCATCCGCTGGTGTCGCTCGCCGCGAGGTCGAAGACCCTGTCCAACCCCAAGCTCACCGGGCTCGGCGGCGTGCAGCACCTCGCCGACGAGCGCCGGAGCGCACGGAAAGCCGCCGGTGCGGCCGCGAAGGAGGCGTGA
- the secF gene encoding protein translocase subunit SecF encodes MASPEKDTPTPTTSVKKGSVFHRLYVGTGAFDIVGKRKRWYVFFGALVLVCIASMGVRGFNLGIEFEGGTQIQLPAHGAHGTITPDQAKQVFADALGQQASSAQTVGVGSAATVQIRSAALDENDVSKVEQALFQQLQPIGSNGQPSAQSISDSAVSASWGGEISRQALIALAVFIVLVTIFLAIYFERWMAVAALISLIHDIVVTAGVYSLVGFEVTPATVIGLLTILGFSLYDTVVVFDKVRENSRGLLGLTRRTYGETANLALNQTLMRSINTSVIALLPVLGLLIVGYILLGSGTLQDLALVQLTGMLAGVLSSLFLATPLLVDLKMRDPKFRQQAERVRARRANLARKAADREVLDDSFDPTDDESLDAELRKEKAYAAAASVPSRTPKAGRQQPGKGRPSGKRKR; translated from the coding sequence GTGGCCAGCCCCGAAAAGGACACGCCCACTCCGACGACCTCGGTGAAGAAGGGCAGCGTCTTCCACCGGCTCTACGTCGGCACAGGCGCGTTCGACATCGTCGGCAAGCGCAAGCGGTGGTACGTCTTCTTCGGCGCACTGGTGCTCGTGTGCATCGCCTCGATGGGCGTCCGCGGGTTCAACCTGGGCATCGAGTTCGAGGGCGGCACGCAGATCCAGCTGCCGGCCCACGGTGCGCACGGCACGATCACCCCGGACCAGGCGAAGCAGGTCTTCGCGGACGCGCTCGGGCAGCAGGCCTCCTCCGCGCAGACGGTCGGCGTCGGCAGCGCCGCGACCGTGCAGATCCGGTCCGCGGCGCTCGACGAGAACGACGTGTCGAAGGTCGAGCAGGCGCTGTTCCAGCAGCTGCAGCCGATCGGCTCGAACGGCCAGCCGAGCGCGCAGTCGATCAGCGACAGCGCGGTGAGCGCGTCGTGGGGCGGGGAGATCTCCCGCCAGGCCCTGATCGCGCTCGCCGTGTTCATCGTGCTGGTGACGATCTTCCTGGCGATCTACTTCGAACGCTGGATGGCGGTCGCGGCGCTCATCTCGCTGATCCACGACATCGTCGTCACCGCCGGGGTCTACTCACTGGTGGGCTTCGAGGTGACCCCGGCGACCGTGATCGGCCTGCTCACGATCCTCGGCTTCTCCCTCTACGACACGGTCGTGGTGTTCGACAAGGTGCGGGAGAACTCGCGGGGCCTGCTGGGGCTGACCAGGCGGACCTACGGCGAGACGGCGAACCTGGCGCTGAACCAGACGCTGATGCGCTCGATCAACACCTCGGTGATCGCGTTGCTGCCGGTGCTGGGCCTGCTGATCGTGGGCTACATCCTGCTGGGCTCGGGCACGCTGCAGGACCTCGCGCTCGTGCAGCTGACCGGCATGCTGGCCGGCGTGCTGTCGTCGCTGTTCCTGGCGACGCCGCTGCTGGTCGACCTCAAGATGCGGGACCCGAAGTTCAGGCAGCAGGCCGAGCGCGTGCGTGCCCGGCGGGCCAACCTCGCCCGCAAGGCCGCCGACCGCGAGGTGCTGGACGACAGCTTCGACCCGACCGACGACGAGTCGCTCGACGCCGAGCTGCGCAAGGAGAAGGCCTACGCCGCGGCGGCCAGCGTGCCGTCGCGCACGCCGAAGGCCGGCCGGCAGCAGCCCGGCAAGGGACGGCCCTCGGGCAAGCGGAAGCGCTGA
- the yajC gene encoding preprotein translocase subunit YajC: MNQLFLPLLLMLVVAIPLIMGSRKQKRAAAEQKRLQGDLTEGDRVMTTSGLYGTVADTSDETTIDVEIAPGVVTTWLRQAVREKVAPVVDEAEEIEDAEPATVEAVDETPAQQQSGAQVAPPLEHGKK, translated from the coding sequence ATGAACCAGCTTTTCCTGCCGTTGCTCCTCATGCTCGTGGTGGCGATCCCGCTGATCATGGGTAGCCGGAAGCAGAAGCGCGCCGCGGCGGAGCAGAAGCGGCTGCAGGGCGACCTGACCGAGGGCGACCGCGTGATGACCACGTCGGGCCTCTACGGCACCGTGGCCGACACCAGCGACGAGACCACGATCGACGTGGAGATCGCGCCGGGCGTCGTCACCACCTGGCTGCGCCAGGCGGTGCGCGAGAAGGTCGCCCCGGTGGTCGACGAGGCCGAGGAGATCGAGGACGCCGAGCCCGCGACGGTCGAGGCCGTCGACGAGACGCCGGCCCAGCAGCAGTCCGGCGCCCAGGTCGCGCCGCCGCTCGAGCACGGCAAGAAGTAG
- a CDS encoding RelA/SpoT family protein — protein MSQELDSPAPADNALTHQGATRAPSATRRVRARLARRITAQRAASVKQVLEPLAAIHRELHPNADLSLLQRAYDVAEELHREQRRKSGDPYITHPLAVATILAELGMDTITLVAALLHDTVEDTGYSVEQLTEDFGDKVAQLVDGVTKLDKVKLGTAAEAETIRKMVIAMARDPRVLVIKLADRLHNMRTMRFLPPEKQARKAKETLEVLAPLAHRLGMATVKWELEDLAFAILQPKKYDEIVRLVADRAPSRDIYLRKVIDELNLSLTNSRITAKVEGRPKHYYSINQKMIVRGRDLDDIHDLVGVRILVEDVRDCYAAMGVVHALWQPMPGRFKDYIAQPRFGVYQSLHTTVIGPDGKPLEVQIRTYEMHHTAEYGIAAHWRYKETKGTHTGNGVDIDEMAWMRQLLDWQREAADPGEFLDSLRYELAAREIFVFTPKGDVVTLPVGGTPVDFAYAVHTEVGHRCIGARVNGRLVALERKLENGDVVEIFTSKAESAGPSRDWLTFARSPKARAKIRQWFAKERRDEAIEAGKEAITKEIRKVGLPMQRLVTAESMGALAAELRHPDISSLYAAVGENHTSAKHVVQRLVALIGGVEEAEEELAARSTPSTVHRRRGSNDVGVVVKGAGDVWAKLARCCTPVPGDEILGFVTRGGGVSVHRTDCTNAEDLRSQPERLVEVEWAPSENSVFLVSIQVEALDRHRLLSDVTKVLADEKVNILSASVTTSRDRVAVSRFAFEMGDPKHLGHVLKVVRGVEGVYDVYRVTSAS, from the coding sequence GTGAGCCAGGAGCTCGATTCCCCGGCGCCCGCCGACAACGCGTTGACGCACCAGGGGGCGACGCGCGCACCGTCGGCCACCCGGCGCGTCCGCGCTCGGCTCGCGCGGCGGATCACCGCCCAGCGCGCGGCCTCGGTCAAGCAGGTGCTCGAGCCGCTGGCCGCGATCCACCGCGAGCTGCACCCCAACGCCGACCTCAGCCTCCTGCAGCGCGCCTACGACGTCGCCGAGGAGCTGCACCGCGAGCAGCGGCGCAAGTCCGGCGACCCGTACATCACCCACCCGCTCGCGGTCGCCACGATCCTCGCCGAGCTGGGCATGGACACCATCACCCTGGTGGCGGCCCTGCTGCACGACACGGTGGAGGACACCGGCTACTCGGTCGAGCAGCTGACGGAGGACTTCGGCGACAAGGTCGCCCAGCTCGTCGACGGCGTGACCAAACTGGACAAGGTCAAGCTCGGCACCGCCGCGGAGGCCGAGACCATCCGCAAGATGGTCATCGCGATGGCCCGCGACCCCCGCGTGCTGGTCATCAAGCTCGCCGACCGGCTGCACAACATGCGCACCATGCGCTTCCTCCCGCCGGAGAAGCAGGCGCGCAAGGCGAAGGAGACCCTGGAGGTCCTCGCCCCGCTCGCGCACCGCCTCGGCATGGCCACCGTCAAGTGGGAGCTGGAGGACCTCGCGTTCGCGATCCTGCAGCCCAAGAAGTACGACGAGATAGTCCGGCTGGTCGCCGACCGCGCGCCGTCGCGGGACATCTACCTGCGCAAGGTGATCGACGAGCTGAACCTGAGCCTGACCAACTCGCGGATCACCGCGAAGGTCGAGGGCAGGCCCAAGCACTACTACTCGATCAACCAGAAGATGATCGTCCGCGGCCGCGACCTCGACGACATCCACGACCTGGTGGGCGTGCGCATCCTCGTCGAGGACGTGCGCGACTGCTACGCGGCGATGGGCGTGGTGCACGCGCTGTGGCAGCCGATGCCCGGCCGGTTCAAGGACTACATCGCCCAGCCGCGGTTCGGGGTCTACCAGTCGCTGCACACCACCGTGATCGGGCCGGACGGCAAGCCGCTCGAGGTGCAGATCCGCACCTACGAGATGCACCACACCGCCGAGTACGGCATCGCGGCGCACTGGCGTTACAAGGAGACCAAGGGCACGCACACGGGCAACGGCGTCGACATCGACGAGATGGCCTGGATGCGCCAGCTGCTCGACTGGCAGCGTGAGGCGGCGGACCCCGGCGAGTTCCTCGACTCCCTTCGCTACGAGCTCGCCGCACGCGAGATCTTCGTGTTCACGCCCAAGGGCGACGTCGTCACGCTGCCCGTCGGCGGCACCCCGGTGGACTTCGCCTACGCCGTGCACACCGAGGTCGGGCACCGCTGCATCGGCGCCCGCGTCAACGGCAGGCTCGTCGCGCTGGAGCGCAAGCTCGAGAACGGCGACGTGGTGGAGATCTTCACCTCGAAGGCGGAGAGCGCGGGCCCCAGCCGTGACTGGCTGACCTTCGCCCGCTCGCCGAAGGCGCGCGCGAAGATCCGGCAGTGGTTCGCCAAAGAACGCCGTGACGAGGCGATCGAGGCGGGCAAGGAAGCGATCACCAAGGAGATCCGCAAGGTTGGGCTGCCCATGCAGCGCCTGGTCACGGCCGAGTCCATGGGCGCGCTCGCCGCCGAGCTGCGGCATCCGGACATCAGCTCGCTCTACGCGGCGGTGGGGGAGAACCACACCAGCGCCAAGCACGTGGTGCAGCGGCTGGTCGCACTCATCGGCGGGGTCGAGGAGGCCGAGGAGGAGCTGGCCGCTCGCTCCACCCCGTCCACGGTCCACCGGCGGCGCGGCTCGAACGACGTGGGCGTCGTGGTCAAGGGCGCCGGCGACGTGTGGGCCAAGCTCGCGCGCTGCTGCACCCCGGTGCCGGGCGACGAGATCCTCGGTTTCGTGACCCGTGGTGGCGGCGTGAGCGTGCACCGCACGGACTGCACCAACGCCGAGGACCTGCGCAGCCAGCCCGAACGGCTGGTCGAGGTCGAGTGGGCGCCGTCGGAGAACTCGGTGTTCCTGGTCTCGATCCAGGTCGAGGCGCTGGACCGGCACCGGCTGCTCTCGGACGTGACCAAGGTGCTGGCCGACGAGAAGGTCAACATCCTGTCCGCGTCGGTCACCACCTCGCGCGACCGGGTCGCGGTCAGCCGGTTCGCCTTCGAGATGGGCGACCCGAAGCACCTCGGCCACGTGCTGAAGGTGGTGCGCGGCGTCGAGGGCGTCTACGACGTCTACCGGGTCACGTCGGCATCCTGA
- a CDS encoding enoyl-CoA hydratase-related protein, whose amino-acid sequence MAAGLEFARDGEVGRLTFARPEKKNAITYDMWSAIPEVVAQVEADPALKVLVLTGAGDDFSAGADISEFGSLRSTAEGAAAYDKAVVGAVSALEAMRKPSVAMIRGNCIGGGCEISVACDFRFTAPEARFGITPAKLGIVYDFLSTRQLMSLIGPAHARYFLLSGQLIDASRAREIGLVNDVFGALEDDVAAFVATLCSRSQASIRGMNRIIGKILAGQAESDAEIDAIRSAAIHGEDYAEGVAAFLERRPPRFTYR is encoded by the coding sequence ATGGCAGCAGGGCTGGAGTTCGCGCGCGACGGTGAGGTCGGCAGGCTGACGTTCGCGCGGCCGGAGAAGAAGAACGCGATCACCTACGACATGTGGTCGGCGATCCCGGAGGTCGTGGCGCAGGTCGAGGCCGACCCCGCGCTGAAGGTCCTCGTGCTCACGGGCGCCGGCGACGACTTCTCGGCCGGCGCCGACATCAGCGAGTTCGGGTCGCTGCGCTCGACCGCGGAGGGGGCGGCGGCCTATGACAAGGCCGTCGTGGGCGCGGTCTCGGCGCTGGAGGCCATGCGGAAGCCGAGCGTCGCGATGATCCGCGGCAACTGCATCGGCGGCGGCTGCGAGATCTCCGTCGCGTGCGACTTCCGTTTCACCGCACCGGAAGCGCGGTTCGGGATCACCCCGGCGAAGCTGGGGATCGTCTACGACTTCCTGTCCACCCGGCAGCTGATGTCGCTGATCGGGCCGGCGCACGCGCGGTACTTCCTGTTGTCCGGCCAGCTGATCGACGCGAGCAGGGCGCGGGAGATCGGCTTGGTCAACGACGTCTTCGGCGCGCTGGAGGACGACGTGGCCGCGTTCGTGGCCACGTTGTGCTCGCGCTCGCAGGCGTCGATCCGGGGGATGAACCGGATCATCGGGAAGATCCTCGCCGGACAGGCCGAAAGCGACGCCGAGATCGACGCGATCCGCTCGGCCGCCATCCACGGGGAGGACTACGCGGAGGGCGTTGCGGCCTTTTTGGAGCGTCGCCCTCCGCGCTTCACGTACCGCTGA